In one Limosilactobacillus oris genomic region, the following are encoded:
- the yqeK gene encoding bis(5'-nucleosyl)-tetraphosphatase (symmetrical) YqeK, whose amino-acid sequence MTEKLTYTHNYIPLSRDQLIERLRAALRDKRFEHVLRVEQTAIELARANGVDVEKTSIAGLCHDYAKQRPDQDFIDEIHRKGLNPDLLNYGNAIWHGVVGAELIKDELGIWDEDILNAVRHHTTGAAVMSPLEQVVYMADYIEPGRDFPEVYRAREITAKDLGAGVAYQTKQTLEYLVKRNSPVYPTTLETYNAWVPAYRKEIE is encoded by the coding sequence ATGACTGAAAAATTAACCTATACCCATAACTATATTCCCCTTAGCCGTGATCAACTGATAGAACGTTTGCGTGCGGCATTGCGGGACAAGCGTTTTGAGCACGTCCTGCGGGTGGAGCAGACTGCAATTGAGTTAGCTCGGGCCAACGGGGTTGACGTCGAGAAGACTAGTATTGCCGGCCTCTGTCACGACTACGCCAAGCAGCGTCCTGACCAGGATTTTATTGACGAAATCCACCGTAAGGGGCTCAATCCCGACCTGCTGAACTATGGCAATGCAATTTGGCATGGGGTAGTTGGTGCTGAACTAATCAAGGACGAGCTGGGGATTTGGGATGAGGATATCCTGAATGCCGTTCGTCACCATACTACCGGCGCTGCGGTAATGAGTCCGCTAGAACAGGTAGTTTACATGGCGGACTATATTGAACCCGGTCGGGATTTCCCAGAGGTCTACCGGGCCCGGGAAATTACCGCTAAGGACCTGGGAGCAGGAGTAGCCTACCAAACGAAGCAAACGCTGGAGTACCTGGTGAAACGCAATAGTCCGGTTTACCCAACGACTCTGGAGACATACAATGCCTGGGTACCGGCTTACCGAAAGGAGATTGAATAA
- a CDS encoding nicotinate-nucleotide adenylyltransferase, translating to MQGCQVYAKTQPAVQYQPQTSSRHQRVGIYGGTFNPVHNAHLIVADQVGHALCLNKVLLMPDAIPPHVDHKSAVSADLRRQMLGLAIEGNPMLGIEDAELKRGGVSYTYDTMKALLERHPNTDYYFIIGGDMVDYLDKWYRIEDLVKLPRFHFVGVRRPHAQNETKYPVIWVDIPAIDISSSDIRTRIRQGQSVNYLLPRSVAAFIKEHHLYND from the coding sequence ATGCAGGGGTGTCAAGTTTACGCGAAAACCCAGCCGGCCGTTCAGTACCAGCCGCAAACAAGTTCCCGCCACCAGCGGGTTGGTATTTACGGTGGGACCTTTAATCCGGTGCACAATGCCCACCTGATAGTAGCAGACCAGGTGGGGCACGCCCTATGTCTAAATAAGGTCCTGCTGATGCCTGACGCAATCCCGCCGCACGTCGACCATAAGTCCGCCGTCAGCGCTGACTTGCGCCGGCAAATGTTAGGACTGGCCATTGAGGGTAACCCCATGTTGGGGATTGAGGATGCGGAGCTGAAGCGGGGCGGCGTCAGCTATACTTATGATACGATGAAGGCCTTGCTTGAGCGCCATCCTAATACCGATTACTACTTTATTATCGGCGGTGATATGGTTGACTACCTGGATAAGTGGTACCGGATTGAGGACCTGGTCAAGCTGCCCCGCTTTCACTTTGTCGGGGTTCGACGGCCCCACGCACAGAATGAGACGAAGTATCCGGTGATCTGGGTGGATATTCCCGCAATTGATATTAGTTCGAGCGATATCCGGACCCGGATCCGGCAGGGCCAGTCGGTCAATTATCTGCTACCGCGGTCAGTGGCCGCTTTTATTAAGGAGCATCATTTATATAATGACTGA